In a single window of the Salvelinus namaycush isolate Seneca chromosome 18, SaNama_1.0, whole genome shotgun sequence genome:
- the LOC120062895 gene encoding T-box transcription factor TBX5-like: MDGIKVYMQERELWDKFHEVGTEMIITKAGRRMFPCYKVKVTGLNPKSKYILLMDIVPADDHRYKFADNKWSVSGKAEPAMPGRLYVHPDSPATGSHWTRQLVSFQKLKLTNNHLDPFGHIILNSMHKYQPRLHIVKADEHNGFGSKNTAFCTHMFSETSFIAVTSYQNHKITQLKIENNPFAKGFRGSDDMELHRMAKIQGKECQRVCPSVSPFGGGPRGLGSHPYTCENGVSSTTQDLLTPPPTPYTLPQPDPHKHMQVYHCNKRKADDTCPTTEHHQYRKSYINSSPSDVESYYHPSAYPPPPLPLAVHPHPPGLSDSLYRSEAGQRQACMFAGSEPRLDDLSCTSWSYSCPLTPAMTPMTPTDPYMTFPHQPYSSSPRGSQLSSVAHQGSPPLEDSLSQCPYQTQNSRPPQTPQHTSPPLREYHCYPTSLSPTQYHTLHTQIRGGVPEWSEPT; encoded by the exons ATGGATGGAATAAAAGTATACATGCAAGAGCGGGAACTGTGGGATAAATTCCACGAGGTTGGAACGGAGATGATCATCACTAAGGCGGGAAG GCGGATGTTCCCCTGCTACAAGGTGAAGGTGACGGGCCTCAACCCTAAAAGCAAGTATATTCTCCTCATGGATATCGTGCCAGCAGATGACCACCGCTACAAGTTCGCTGATAATAAATG gtctgTTTCGGGGAAGGCAGAGCCGGCCATGCCAGGGAGGTTGTACGTCCACCCTGACTCTCCAGCCACTGGGAGCCACTGGACACGCCAGCTTGTCTCCTTCCAGAAACTCAAACTCACTAACAACCACCTGGACCCCTTTGGACAC ATTATATTAAACTCAATGCATAAATACCAACCCCGCCTCCACATCGTCAAAGCAGATGAACACAATGGGTTTGGTTCCAAGAACACAGCCTTCTGCACGCACATGTTCTCAGAGACCTCATTCATCGCTGTGACATCATACCAGAACCACAAG ATCACCCAGCTGAAGATAGAGAACAACCCGTTCGCTAAGGGCTTCAGAGGCAGTGATGACATGGAGCTGCACCGCATGGCTAAGATACAGGG taaggAGTGTCAGAGGGTGTGTCCTAGTGTGAGTCCGTTTGGGGGGGGACCGAGGGGGTTGGGTTCACACCCCTATACCTGTGAGAATGGGGTGAGCAGCACCACCCAGGATCTCCTCACCCCCCCTCCAACCCCCTACACCCTCCCCCAACCAgacccacacaaacacatgcaggtGTACCACTGCAACAAGAGGAAAG cagaTGATACCTGTCCTACAACAGAGCATCACCAGTACAGGAAGTCCTACATCAACAGTTCTCCCAGCGATGTTGAGTCTTACTATCACCCATCTGCttaccctcctccccctcttcctctcgctGTCCATCCCCATCCccctggtctctctgactccctctacAGGTCAGAGGCGGGGCAGCGGCAGGCGTGTATGTTTGCTGGATCTGAGCCCAGACTGGATGACCTCAGCTGTACATCCTGGTCCTACAGCTGCCCTTTGACTCCTGCTATGACCCCCATGACCCCTACTGACCCCTACATGACCTTCCCCCACCAGCCCTACTCCTCCAGTCCCCGGGGCTCTCAGCTGAGCTCAGTAGCCCACCAAGGCTCTCCTCCTCTGGAggactctctctctcagtgcccCTACCAGACCCAGAACTCCAGACCACCCCAGACACCCCAACACACCAGCCCACCCCTCAGAGAGTACCACTGCTACCCCACCTCCCTGTCTCCTACCCAATaccacaccctacacacacagatCAGGGGAGGGGTCCCAGAGTGGAGCGAGCCCACCTGA